The Myxocyprinus asiaticus isolate MX2 ecotype Aquarium Trade chromosome 36, UBuf_Myxa_2, whole genome shotgun sequence genome segment caaaaaaaaaaaaaaaaaatctgtcatcattcactcaccctcatgtgagtTGTTCCAAGTCCGTTatactttctttattccatggaacacaaaaggagattttaggcagaatgttagccccagtcaccactcactttcattgcattttgttttccCTTCCATACAATAAATGGTAaggaggctaacattctgtctaacatctccttttgtattgcacagaatgagaaaaaaaaagtgatacgggcttggaacaacatgagggaaagCAATGGCAGAATCaaattttttgattatttttgcattccatttaaagcaatttaattcaaattcaaaagCAGTGCATAGAATTGTGCAATATTCCTTTGGATCATAAAATATGATAACTAAAGCACCCTCCTATATGCAACTGTATCAACTTGTGAGGACTTTGTGTCTTCTCATCTCTCTTAGCAGTTGCTGCCATTCCATTTTGATGTGCAGTTCTTCTAAACTGCACCACAACTAATCTGAAACTAATATTGTGCAAATAATGAGCCCATGGCACGAATATGACACCAAGTCAGTTTATACTGGGGGTACCGGTCGTTTTGGAGTTGCTTATCCTGGCTTCTCTTGACCTGAAGTGAAGAGTCTCTGAGTGTTTGTCTCTGGCGCACTCTTGTGGCTCTTCCCGGCTGTGCAGCACGGACCGCAACTGAGGCAGGCACTGGACCCTATCCTCAGGCAGCAGGAGCAAAAGGAAGCCCAGGCAAATGATAGACGCCGCTATAACACGGATACTGTTGAGCTGAATCTCACACATGTAGCGATCTATGACTGGAGTTCAGAAGGTTTTCAGGGTCACTTAGGCATTTCTAAATGATAAATCACTAATTCTTGAGAAATGTGACAAAACATGCACCACCATTTTAAATGCCATTTGTTTTGAAAATAGCAACAATTCCAAAAATAGCAAGTTATTAGAGATGAACACTAATATGTtcttttatgcacattttaaagAAACAATGCTGCTATTTCCTGACAGAAGGAAgaggtttattttacaaatgcatcTCTTTCAAGTTTCACAACTGTGTATCagatttttatgaaaacattctctggtttttattattattattattaaatttgtgtGCATATATTGTGATGTTTCACATACATTTTGGGGATTTTTGATCATTtaggatttttagaaaaatgttttgcGAGAAAATAGTAGAAGCAGGGGGTCGCACCCTAACACAggctcgtttggaaggctgcgtgctaggtaggacgcgtcctttgaaggctgcagtattccgagcgtcctcctttaaacaagcctcatttaaacgagacggcctgcgtcggacaaacggaaacggaaaccgaaggtaacatggttgctatgacagcacgccactctttaacaagcgcgagctctttgagtgagaagggaacaaagtccctctggaagggaatgtatgaggtacattttaggagagttataatgatgtaaagaggaaagaaaatagattttacaggtgtacttttagtctaatactttattttaattatatattaatataattatgcatattatgtactctgcacccatctactgaggtacttcaacttgggaattaacattacttgtgtttgaacatcatatttttgggcaaattggtgttatttttttagacatttcagttgaagcaaagaattgtgggttgtgagtgcccacgaaggatacacctcatgcaccCTCCAAATTCCTGTGAAAGCAGGTCgtattcgaaggctgcattcgaagtgtcctactcgcttttctgaaacgagacagcctcgatgacgtatgcagccgacaaatgcgacctccggaggatgcagccttctaAACGAGACACAGCCGTAGGTGATTACCTCTGGACATGTTTAACAGCGTAATacaaaaaatcctttaaaatccggtagcgccatctttgatttttaatgggaatgacagtgaggctgtgagggatatacttaccatctcttcaatgccAAGCACAGTATGAAGCTGTAAAAGCTCCTTGGTCACATCTGAATTTTttatctactgaatgttcttagaaagatattttttcaatgttttgtccgtggacTGACccagaaacactttaaactgcagtaccagtccattgaagagactgtacatttaTCCCACACTGCCTCGTTTTCAATCCtaataaaaatcaaagatggcgctgctgtaaataaggtctatacattaacctttattttattttatttttcagttttgtagTCTATTGTAACAGTGAAAATCAAAATTTGTCTTGATCAATAATCAAGATACTAATGTACTGGTAATCAGTACCATATGAATAATGTTCAAaatagatgcttttttttttttttgttttgttttttttttgttatggttttaaaaacaacaaatggtGCAAGTATGACTTACCAGCATTTACAGGCACACTGAGGACAAAACCCAGAGAAATCAGAGTAGGAAGAGTTATCAAAACACCAAAATTCAACAGGAAGTTGAACACTTGGGCAACAAGAGGAAAAGTAAAGATATTAGTTAAAGGAGTTAATGCTGATTTCTGTGTACATGTTGAGGAGTTTGGATGTATTTGTGTGTCGATCATCTTACCCAGAAGAAGAGCAGACATGCCACATATACTTAGCCATGGCAAATCTCCAGGTGAAACAAAGTCCTCAGCCCCTGTGAGAAGCAGGATCAGAGGAACAGCACTAATGAAGACCAAATTAGCTCCACCAAGGACAGTAAGATATACTGCTGCTTCACCAAGCTTTGCACTTCCCAGAACATGCTTGAACAAAACCTAATGAAAAAGATGTACAACTTATACAGTGCTGTACAGCCAAATAGGACATGAAATTATTAAATGCTAATTTGAAATATCTCTTTAGGAATAGAAGGCCAAGTCAGTGGTGTATGACTGTCTAAGATGTGCTTGTTGGTATACTAGTATCAGCAAGCTTCTAATCTTCTCTTACTTTGTACATAGCTGCAGTTGATGCAGACCCAACCACAAGGGAGATGCCAATCACAGAGTGGCTGTGGAAACCATCTGCATATGTCATCATAACAATGCCTCCAATGGCTAAAATAGCTGCCACAATCTGTGATTAGATAAAATATAGGAAAACTctttttacaaaatatattttaaaaaaaacacacacccaACAAAACAAACTAGATATGCATCTTGCAAGACAGTAAAATAATAGTGTTAAAGATTTGTGTGAGTTTAAGTTTTAGACTTTGGTTGTAATTGAACTTGTGGATGTGTAATTGAAATGTTGCATCAATGTAGTTGTTCCATTATCATGACACTCAGTGTGcgtcttgttgttgttgtttttttgttttttttgtagtcGGCTATACACATCAAATACACATCAAGTCACTGTGCAGTTTATGGTAAATGGTTGAATATAGGCTATGTAAGAAAGACCAAACACAGTACAGTATTTCAATACACAATACGCTTTTCAAAAAGCAAAAAGGCTAGCAAACCTAAGGCTgaaattatttacaaaacaaagtttgagtCTATACGATAAGGATTTCAAGCTgaattaatttaaaaggttttaaCACTTGAAGTAAGGGTATTAAAAATCTGCTAACCAgtatgtttgaggaatatcaattcAGTGCTTCCTTCCATGCACTGTAATAACCACAATAAAAGCATTTTATGTAgcaatatacagtgtgtatatatagtgtatatgtagTCTTACCCGCACTCCCATGAAGCGATCCCGCAGTATAATCCAGGATATTAGGAAGATAAAAGCACGACTACAGCAGAAGAGGGCACAGGCATCTGTGGCAGGGATTCTGCGAAGGCCTTGCAGATACAGATAGCTGGTGAGAGTCCACAGCACCCCAAAAGGGGCCACCCGAGAGAGCAGCATCCTCAGTGACAGTCCATCATCTCCCAAGAACTGACAACACTCTCTATTGTGAATCCAATCATATACAAATAATGTATCCTAACAATGTATTCAGTTCAGTACACACTTTCATGTAACATTTGTAACTAGTCTAAGTTGGGGCATAGAAATGATTGGAAAAATTTGTGGGGACAAAATAAGGCATGGATCACTGATTATCCCCCAGAAAGTCTAGGAAACgctacacaaaaatgacaaaaagtggAAAAAGCATGTACTGGCCATTTATAATGAATGTGACACACTTGAATTTAAGTCAAAGTGTACCGAAAAAATTGAGTTTATGCTACATCAGAGAATACTGCAAAtccattgatttcaatggggatggttgacagcaagaacatatacaaaccATTAAACATTTCAGAGCAGAACTAGAaatatgtacaccgatcagccactacattaaaaccacctgcctaatatcatgtaggtctcccttgtgccaccaaaacagctctgacccgtcgaggcgtggactccacaagacctctgaaggtgtcctatgTTATCTGACACCAAGACGTTCGCAGCAGACCCTCCAAGtcttgtaagttgcgaggtggggcctcaatgaatcggacttgttggtccattacatcccatagatgctcagtcagattaagattggggaatttggaggcagaGTCAACACACTGAACTTTttctcatgttcctcaaaccattcttgaacaatttttgcagtgtgcatTGTCCTGCTGagagaggccactgccatcagggaatactgttgccatgaaggggtgtacgtggtctgcaacaatctttaggtaggtggtacgtgtcaaagtaatatccacatgaatgccaggacccaaggttttccAGCAGTACATTGCCCAgatcatcacactgcctccgccggcctgccttcttcctatGGTGCATCCTGCAGTCATCTCTTCcacaggtaaacgacgcacacgcatccggccgtccacatgatctaaaagaaaacgtgattcatcagaccaggacaccttcttccattgctccatggtccagttctgacgctcacatgcccattgtaggcgctttcggcagtggataggggtcagcatgggcactctgaccagtctgcagctgcgcagccccatatgcatcaagctgcgatgcactgtgtgttctgacacctttctatcatggccagcattaagtttttctgcaatttgtgctacagtagctcttctgtgggatcggaccagacaggctagccttcgctccccacgcacatcaatgagccttgggcgcccatgaccctgtcatcGGTtaaccggttgtccttccttccttccagttgaccacttttggtaggtactaaccactacaTACCGGGaataccccacaagacctgccattttggagatgctctgacccagatGTGTAGCCATCACAACTGGTTTTGTAGCCATCAcaaaatgttgtggctgatcagtgtatattctgTGTagaaatttctatgacttttccaggcctggaaatcccttttataaaattccctgatattttcaagTTTCCATGAGAACCCTGTGACAAAGGCACCCGTTCTCCAAgaataattttagggtttgtattCTCTCTTAATTTAACACTGGCCTGGCTTTTTTTCACACCATCAAAACGAGAACAGAGCACCGAGACAGTCCAGTGGCGTTCATGTTGCAGAACTTCATAAAATCAGCTATCCAAGTTGGATACAAACCTGAAAAACTTTtattgtattcatttaaattcTTTCAAAAGTGCTACCTagtacaaaaaaacattaaatatcttTTGCTGAACTGATAATATTGCCATTGGACATTGTAAAGAAAATTATGCTAGGGTCAAATTTATCTGAGCAGCTCAGCCCAACAGAACTACAAAGTCAACATTCACTAGGTTCTGCAATCTAAATTGGAGTATGTCTGCTTAAATCCAAACTTTCACACAGTGCAGCACTTTTGCAAGGACTTCTCATTTAGGAACATAGTGAAAAGTTCTGTAGGTCACAAAAGCAATAACATCTCCTTCTCCTCATATCATGCATGAAATGAAACACAACACTTCTCACCTGAAGCATTGTCTTGGGCTGTGTCTGTCCTTGCTACAACACAGGTGACCCAGGTAGTACAGAGGAAAGGTGACACAGTTCCAGGATGTGGAGAACCAAGTGAGGGTGAATGTAACATTCAAGCGTCTGACTGTTATTTTGGCCAACTGAGTGCAGCCTGACCAAGACAAACAGATGCAGATCACCACTGCGACACCCCATATTGCTCTGCGCAGATGGACTGCGGTCATACGCAAACAGGATTGCAGTCTCTCCTGATGATCAGATTGAACTGTTCCTGAAGCAGCATGGCCATCTACCTTCACTTCCACCCTCTCTATGCTAGATTGGTCCTCCTCTGCAGATATAGACAACAAAGGTCATGtgaattgtttgtgtgtgtctgtatcaaACAAGAGGTGTAAGTATACTTGTGGTACCAAacacaattgcaaaaataatgactgctttCAAACAGTTTTTGAACACTCTCCCTGTCCTTGCATTGTTTGGGCAAACAGGTAGTCAGGcttcattggttgagccaatgtcatgccattggttgagctaatgttgtcATGTTGTGTCACGTTCGAGCCACTTaaacaaacagattgcaattACGTTTTTGTGGcagtagtggtgcagaaatgacttttcctttaaaaatggtTATGTAATATGAAAATTATGTAACTACCACCACTTTTTGCCATTGTTTCTGCATAAAATGCCATGTAGTACAGCAGGAAGAATTTGCCTGACAAATATGATGCTGACAAAGCTGAATTGCAGTACCTTTTCTAAGTCTTAACCTTAGAAGGAACAACTTACACAAAGTACCTTTATAATATTGTAAACatattgtaaaattgtaaaataatatactgtatacttgcaTTCTGACAGCAAAAGTGGTGTAGTGCTGTCCGTGGTACTGAATATGTGAAACAAATTTCTCCCTCTAGATTTTtaataattgtagaaaacattttcATACTAAGTTAGTCTCTGAAACATTTATCTTATTGCAATAACCGCGCATGTATCTAGGACAAAGCTGTCAGTGAACTAAGGGCAGGGAGGCAGACAGACTGTCCCTGAGAAGCAGTCCGCCAATAGAGCAAGAGACTGATTATTCTATTACAGTTACACCACAGACCACAGTCTGCGAGAGCTAATTTGTTCCCAGCTCGGTGTTGCTCACGTTGACCCGCACATCAATTAGGTTGTAATGGTGCAGTGGTTAAAGATTTGGCTTTAAACCCAAAGGACCAAGGTTCAAACCTATATAGGGGCAATCCATGAACTGAAGATTTGCTGAGTTCCCCTATTACCATTGTGCCCTGTAGTAAGGGAACTAGGAGAACattccctgtaataagtgtactgtaagtcaccTTGAAAATGAAAGCATCTGCTGAAGATTTTATTATGTATAACCAAAAAGGGAAGCCCTTATGTAGCAGGGACAGCACTGCTATAATGTCACTAGAGTTCTACTAGATTGTATAACAGACAGCGAATccacctttttttgtgtgtgggaaGTACATGTATTTATAAGGCAGTACAATTAACTTGATTCTTTTCACATTAAAGGAACATAAAAATAATAGACTTTAAACTCTTATTACCATTCTctatttcataaaatatttagCAGCTTTTCCACTGATGCAGCTTATTTCACCCCCATAAAAATTTAGAAAATTGAGAATGTTTTCTCTTTAAACGACCAGTTTGGTGTATGTTGTGGCTCTGAGCCATCTCTGACCAGCACAGAAAGATTACTGagtattatttcagcttttatttgccaTTTTCAGACAGGCTCCCATGCACATCTGTCTGAGCATCTCTCCATCGTTGTTGTGTGATGTGAAAAAGCATTGTCAAACTTAGTTTTTTACATCACATATTTGACAAACTGTAACTGGAGGAAACATCTCTCACAATTaagttaaataattaattaaattaattaataaatcgcTTTCAGCAGATATAAGCACTTAAAATTTGCAGTCTCTTTCTGGGCTAAAAAGATCCAGGAAAATTCTTGACGTCACAAAGCGGCtgagaaactttgtccaatcaaatgcgtTCTAAAAGGAGAACGCACCCTCCCCCTACATTTGGTCAGCATGTCTGTCAGTGTTCTAACAAGCGCTGATGATGCCTTtgcagggcactttgaagggagcacaatccatgctctTGGATAATTT includes the following:
- the LOC127426887 gene encoding putative thiamine transporter SLC35F3; this encodes MQNEKEKDRDSLQKDRGIRKTSDMSPRRLSDISPQLRQLNSLVIDEDLNEELKSSRSVEYLNNASIEERILRITGYYGYEPWSPSLKEEDQSSIERVEVKVDGHAASGTVQSDHQERLQSCLRMTAVHLRRAIWGVAVVICICLSWSGCTQLAKITVRRLNVTFTLTWFSTSWNCVTFPLYYLGHLCCSKDRHSPRQCFRECCQFLGDDGLSLRMLLSRVAPFGVLWTLTSYLYLQGLRRIPATDACALFCCSRAFIFLISWIILRDRFMGVRIVAAILAIGGIVMMTYADGFHSHSVIGISLVVGSASTAAMYKVLFKHVLGSAKLGEAAVYLTVLGGANLVFISAVPLILLLTGAEDFVSPGDLPWLSICGMSALLLVFNFLLNFGVLITLPTLISLGFVLSVPVNAVIDRYMCEIQLNSIRVIAASIICLGFLLLLLPEDRVQCLPQLRSVLHSREEPQECARDKHSETLHFRSREARISNSKTTGTPSIN